A genomic region of Ensifer adhaerens contains the following coding sequences:
- a CDS encoding histone deacetylase family protein produces the protein MTTFLYENPVFLEHEVPEGHPERPDRLKALNLALEHPNFADLKRIEAKKASEDLVMLAHPEEHLREVKRAIPEEGLNHLEADTYASPLSLEAALTGIGGAVAAVDAVFTGETDNAFVAARPPGHHAEKNRAMGFCLFNTVAIAARYAQKVHGAERVAIVDWDVHHGNGTQDIFWNDPSVLFCSTHQMPLYPGTGAKDETGIKGNIVNAPLSPNMGSEHFREAFRSRVLSALTNFRPDFILISAGFDAHHRDPLAQINLVAEDFDWATGRLHEIADRSAGNRMVSLLEGGYDLQGLAESAGLHILRLIRG, from the coding sequence ATGACCACGTTCCTCTATGAAAATCCGGTCTTTCTGGAACACGAGGTTCCGGAGGGGCATCCTGAACGGCCGGACCGGCTGAAGGCGCTGAACCTCGCGCTCGAACATCCGAACTTCGCCGATCTCAAGCGGATCGAGGCGAAGAAGGCGAGCGAAGATCTCGTGATGCTCGCACACCCGGAAGAACACTTGCGTGAGGTCAAACGCGCCATTCCGGAGGAAGGCCTCAATCATTTAGAGGCGGATACCTATGCAAGCCCGTTGAGCCTGGAAGCCGCGTTGACGGGCATAGGCGGCGCGGTTGCGGCCGTCGATGCAGTCTTTACCGGCGAGACCGACAACGCCTTCGTTGCTGCGCGGCCGCCGGGACACCACGCCGAAAAGAACAGGGCGATGGGCTTCTGTCTTTTCAACACGGTGGCGATCGCCGCCCGATATGCCCAGAAGGTCCATGGGGCCGAGCGCGTCGCGATCGTCGACTGGGACGTGCACCACGGCAACGGTACGCAGGACATCTTCTGGAACGATCCATCGGTGCTTTTCTGCTCGACGCACCAGATGCCGCTCTATCCCGGCACCGGCGCCAAGGACGAGACGGGCATCAAGGGCAACATCGTCAACGCGCCACTGTCGCCGAACATGGGCAGTGAGCATTTTCGCGAGGCGTTCCGCAGCCGCGTGCTTTCGGCGCTCACCAATTTCCGGCCGGACTTCATCCTGATCTCCGCCGGCTTCGATGCGCATCACCGCGACCCGCTGGCGCAGATCAACCTCGTCGCCGAGGATTTCGACTGGGCGACCGGACGCCTGCACGAGATCGCCGATCGTAGCGCCGGCAACCGCATGGTCAGCCTGCTCGAAGGCGGCTATGACCTTCAGGGCCTGGCCGAATCGGCCGGTCTGCACATCTTGAGACTGATAAGAGGGTAA
- a CDS encoding zinc-dependent alcohol dehydrogenase family protein, whose amino-acid sequence MRSTLVSQFGDPRQVIALVDANRAAPGPGEVEVALSLAAINPSDLIPVTGAYSARTTLPFVPGFEGFGTVTRIGTGVTTLKVGDRVIPIGASGLWQEYLIRPAEWCFALPEDISETDAATCYVNPLTALQLTEALRAHFGSLDGRRIGVTAAGSAIGGMLMKLLAGEGADATGIVRSQRSAERLATEVPGHIILGDESHVPQLRLDAIIDAVGGAFAGDLIRRALEPGGAFIQYGALSGVPVPQAAIQARPDIRFSFLWLRTWVHSAGRPAIEAAFAKSFEGLRTGLFSSRIAEIYPLSRLDAALAHQADPGRDGKLLIDPRC is encoded by the coding sequence ATGCGCTCCACCCTCGTTAGCCAGTTCGGCGATCCCCGGCAAGTGATTGCGCTTGTCGACGCGAACCGCGCAGCGCCTGGACCCGGCGAAGTCGAAGTGGCGCTGTCGCTCGCCGCCATCAACCCGTCCGATCTGATCCCGGTGACCGGCGCCTATAGCGCCCGCACAACTTTGCCCTTCGTGCCGGGTTTCGAGGGCTTCGGTACGGTGACGCGCATAGGCACCGGCGTCACGACGCTAAAAGTCGGCGACCGGGTGATCCCGATCGGCGCCAGCGGCCTGTGGCAGGAGTATCTGATCAGGCCGGCCGAATGGTGTTTCGCCCTGCCCGAGGACATCAGCGAGACCGATGCGGCGACCTGCTACGTCAATCCGCTGACCGCGCTGCAACTGACCGAGGCGCTGCGTGCGCATTTCGGTTCGCTCGATGGTCGCCGCATCGGCGTCACGGCGGCCGGATCGGCGATCGGCGGCATGCTGATGAAGCTGCTCGCCGGCGAAGGAGCCGATGCCACCGGCATCGTCCGCAGCCAGCGCAGCGCCGAGCGGCTGGCAACCGAGGTTCCCGGCCACATCATACTTGGCGACGAGAGCCACGTGCCGCAGCTTCGCCTCGACGCAATCATCGACGCAGTTGGCGGTGCCTTCGCCGGCGATCTCATCCGACGCGCGCTCGAACCGGGCGGCGCTTTCATCCAGTATGGGGCGCTGAGCGGCGTTCCGGTGCCGCAGGCGGCGATCCAGGCGCGGCCGGATATCCGCTTTTCCTTCCTGTGGCTGCGGACCTGGGTGCATTCGGCCGGGCGGCCAGCGATAGAAGCGGCCTTTGCGAAAAGTTTCGAAGGTCTGCGAACCGGCCTTTTTTCCAGCCGCATCGCTGAGATCTATCCGCTGAGCCGGCTCGACGCGGCGCTTGCGCATCAGGCGGATCCGGGCCGCGACGGCAAGCTGCTCATCGATCCGCGCTGTTGA
- a CDS encoding acyl-CoA thioesterase: MDGRELENVTEIRIPFRDIDMHGHMHNAAYYAHAEAALSSLWRHRPHVVNEPSYLVRRSGCVYHRGLRYDEPARFTVNVAKVGGSSISFAVKVEARGQLAAEVEVVWVAVDPQRHTPLPLPTATREWLAAYAV, translated from the coding sequence ATGGACGGCAGGGAGCTGGAGAACGTCACGGAAATCCGCATTCCGTTTCGCGATATAGACATGCACGGCCACATGCACAATGCCGCTTATTATGCCCATGCCGAGGCCGCGCTCTCCAGTCTGTGGCGCCATCGCCCCCATGTGGTCAACGAACCGAGTTATCTCGTTCGCCGCTCTGGCTGCGTCTATCACCGCGGCTTGCGCTATGACGAGCCCGCGCGTTTTACGGTCAACGTTGCGAAGGTCGGTGGCAGCTCGATCAGCTTTGCCGTGAAGGTCGAAGCGCGGGGGCAGTTGGCGGCAGAAGTCGAGGTCGTCTGGGTGGCGGTCGATCCTCAACGGCACACACCGCTACCGCTGCCGACGGCAACGCGCGAATGGCTGGCGGCCTACGCCGTTTAA
- a CDS encoding thiolase family protein has protein sequence MLSNSSTDPARIPVIIAALRTPIGRVNGALRDIEPSRLAAPLIARILRDTGLKATDIDDVILGNAANSAGNLARLAALEAGLPVSTPGVTVDRQCGSGLEAITLAARMIQAGAGRFYLAGGTESASRAHIRLRPPLERGGELAPVKRARMAPDEIGDPDMGVAAENVAAACGISRERQDVFALQSHRRAVEAALAGRFTREIVAIETAAGSVSNDECPRANASIETLQRLKPVFVEGGTVTAGNACPINDGAAMVLVTSLAEARRLGVPFALEFVDAATAGVDPNLLGLGPVPAMQKLKARQPALDPAKTNFIEFNEAFASQVLGSLEQLDIPAERVNLDGGAIALGHPYGASGAILTVRLFSQMQTSPKGAEGLAMMGVGGGMGIVALFRAA, from the coding sequence ATGCTCTCGAACTCATCGACTGACCCCGCACGCATACCGGTGATCATCGCCGCGCTCCGGACGCCGATCGGCCGCGTCAACGGCGCGCTTCGCGATATCGAGCCGTCGCGGCTGGCAGCACCGTTGATCGCCCGCATTCTCCGCGATACCGGTCTGAAAGCGACCGACATCGACGATGTCATCCTTGGAAATGCCGCCAACAGCGCCGGAAATCTTGCGCGGCTCGCCGCCCTTGAGGCGGGCCTGCCGGTCTCGACACCGGGCGTCACCGTTGATCGCCAGTGCGGATCCGGGCTGGAGGCGATCACGCTTGCCGCGCGAATGATCCAGGCGGGTGCCGGCCGCTTCTATCTGGCCGGCGGCACCGAGAGCGCCAGCCGCGCGCATATCCGCCTGAGGCCGCCGCTGGAGCGCGGCGGCGAACTGGCACCGGTCAAACGGGCGCGCATGGCGCCGGACGAGATCGGCGATCCGGACATGGGTGTGGCCGCCGAAAACGTCGCGGCCGCCTGCGGGATCTCCCGCGAACGGCAAGACGTCTTTGCGCTACAAAGCCATCGACGCGCGGTCGAGGCGGCCCTTGCCGGCCGTTTCACCCGCGAAATCGTGGCGATCGAAACGGCGGCAGGCTCGGTATCGAACGACGAGTGCCCGCGCGCCAATGCTTCGATAGAAACCCTGCAGCGGCTGAAGCCGGTCTTCGTCGAGGGTGGGACGGTGACCGCCGGTAATGCCTGCCCGATCAACGACGGCGCGGCTATGGTACTGGTCACGAGCCTTGCCGAAGCGCGCCGACTTGGCGTTCCCTTCGCGCTCGAATTCGTCGATGCGGCGACGGCGGGCGTCGATCCCAACCTGCTCGGGCTCGGCCCTGTTCCGGCGATGCAGAAGCTGAAAGCGCGACAACCCGCGCTCGATCCGGCAAAGACCAATTTTATCGAATTCAACGAGGCCTTCGCCTCCCAGGTGCTCGGAAGCCTCGAACAGCTCGATATCCCGGCGGAGAGGGTCAATCTCGACGGTGGCGCTATCGCGCTCGGCCATCCCTATGGCGCCTCGGGGGCGATCCTCACCGTCCGGCTCTTCTCGCAGATGCAGACATCGCCGAAGGGCGCGGAAGGGTTGGCAATGATGGGCGTCGGCGGCGGCATGGGCATCGTCGCCTTGTTTCGCGCGGCTTAA
- a CDS encoding class I adenylate-forming enzyme family protein, with translation MPFAAAINRHAEDRPHAPAFQIEGRVFTFGELACIAGALAEAFDDLVGIAERRSVLGDRTRLIVLEAGNHPLFAAAFLAATSGGNCVALIDPHLPEAARQAMRDRLSPDLIIVADGAALSLLAPASGKTRTFRETNGKEREPLAVGKDSEPFLIVFTSGTTGTPKAIVRDRGSWRRSLAIGEHFFGIDRNTLTFAPGPLAHGLTLYALAETLVAGAQFIGAAHFEATWAVSIIETEKVQRLVLVPTMLRRLCVAATDRSQASVTQITVAGAKLTASDRASAVLAFPKANIIEYYGASELGFISVATESDTASATAVGRAFPGVTLSIRSNKGSATPTGETGTIFVDSALISDGYVGDADGAGFRRLGSLATVGDLGFLDEDGTLHLLGRAGGMVLSGGNNIYPQEVEVVLVADAGVHAALVLGLDHPDLGSELVAVIEPEGRIFDKEALDRHLAAHLPRYKHPRRFWLCRNMPMTQSGKVAAGTLRQWIADGNDALELID, from the coding sequence ATGCCGTTTGCCGCCGCGATCAATCGCCACGCGGAAGACCGTCCGCATGCCCCGGCCTTCCAAATCGAGGGCCGGGTTTTCACTTTCGGCGAACTCGCTTGCATCGCCGGCGCACTTGCCGAAGCTTTCGACGATCTGGTTGGGATTGCCGAACGCCGTAGCGTGCTGGGCGACCGCACCCGCCTGATTGTGCTGGAGGCCGGCAATCACCCGCTCTTCGCAGCCGCCTTTCTCGCCGCCACCAGCGGCGGCAACTGCGTCGCACTGATCGACCCGCATCTGCCGGAAGCGGCGCGCCAAGCCATGCGCGATCGCCTGTCTCCCGATCTCATCATCGTCGCCGATGGCGCCGCCTTGTCGCTCCTTGCCCCGGCAAGCGGCAAGACGCGAACCTTCCGCGAGACCAATGGCAAGGAACGAGAGCCGCTCGCGGTCGGCAAAGACAGCGAGCCCTTTCTGATCGTGTTCACCTCGGGCACGACAGGAACGCCCAAAGCGATCGTCCGCGATCGCGGCTCGTGGCGAAGGAGTCTGGCGATCGGCGAGCACTTCTTCGGCATCGACCGCAATACCCTGACCTTTGCCCCCGGTCCGCTCGCGCACGGGCTGACACTCTATGCGCTTGCCGAAACCCTTGTCGCCGGTGCTCAGTTCATCGGGGCCGCGCATTTCGAAGCGACATGGGCGGTTTCCATCATCGAGACGGAAAAAGTCCAGCGTCTGGTGCTGGTGCCGACAATGCTGCGGCGGCTCTGCGTGGCAGCGACGGACAGGTCACAGGCATCGGTCACCCAGATCACGGTCGCCGGTGCCAAGCTGACGGCGAGTGATCGTGCCAGCGCCGTGCTTGCTTTTCCGAAAGCAAATATCATCGAATACTACGGCGCCTCGGAGCTCGGCTTCATCAGCGTTGCGACCGAGAGCGACACCGCTTCGGCTACCGCCGTCGGCCGCGCCTTTCCCGGCGTCACGCTCAGCATCCGCAGCAACAAAGGGAGCGCAACGCCAACGGGCGAGACGGGTACGATCTTCGTCGACAGCGCCCTCATCTCCGACGGTTATGTCGGCGACGCCGACGGAGCCGGCTTTCGCCGCCTTGGGTCGCTTGCAACCGTCGGTGATCTCGGCTTCCTCGATGAAGACGGGACATTGCACCTTCTCGGCCGCGCCGGCGGCATGGTGCTATCGGGCGGCAACAACATCTACCCGCAGGAGGTGGAAGTAGTGCTCGTCGCTGATGCCGGCGTTCACGCAGCGCTTGTCCTCGGGCTCGATCACCCGGATCTCGGCAGCGAACTCGTCGCCGTCATCGAGCCGGAGGGCCGTATATTTGATAAAGAAGCGCTTGACCGTCATCTCGCCGCCCATCTGCCGCGCTACAAGCATCCCCGTCGCTTCTGGCTTTGCCGGAATATGCCGATGACGCAGTCGGGCAAGGTGGCGGCGGGCACGCTCAGACAGTGGATCGCGGATGGAAACGATGCTCTCGAACTCATCGACTGA
- a CDS encoding biotin transporter BioY has translation MNTRDLVLIALFAAIVVVLGLIPPITLGFIPVPTTAQSMGVMLAGCILGAKRGALAFLLFLLLVAIGLPVLSGGRGGLAVIAGPSGGFIVGWVVAAFVTGLIAERTVREGQAETRQFIGFFLASVLGGIAVLYAIGVPWVSVVTGTPLLAVATGSLAFIPGDLLKAAIATLAARAVYAGYPLLPVRT, from the coding sequence ATGAACACCAGAGACCTCGTCCTCATCGCCCTCTTCGCAGCGATCGTTGTCGTGCTCGGCCTCATCCCGCCGATCACGCTCGGCTTCATTCCGGTACCGACCACCGCGCAGTCCATGGGCGTGATGCTCGCCGGCTGCATTCTCGGCGCCAAGCGTGGGGCGCTTGCCTTCCTGCTGTTCCTGCTTCTGGTCGCGATCGGCCTGCCGGTACTTTCGGGCGGCCGCGGCGGCCTTGCGGTCATCGCCGGCCCTTCCGGCGGCTTCATCGTCGGCTGGGTTGTCGCCGCTTTCGTTACCGGTCTCATCGCCGAGCGCACCGTGCGCGAAGGCCAGGCCGAAACGCGCCAGTTCATCGGCTTCTTCCTGGCGTCCGTCCTCGGCGGCATCGCCGTGCTCTATGCGATCGGCGTGCCCTGGGTCTCGGTCGTCACCGGCACGCCGCTGCTGGCGGTTGCCACCGGCTCGCTCGCTTTCATCCCGGGCGACCTCTTGAAGGCTGCAATCGCGACGCTCGCCGCGCGTGCCGTCTACGCCGGCTATCCGCTGCTGCCGGTTCGCACCTGA
- a CDS encoding energy-coupling factor transporter transmembrane component T family protein, which produces MLTSLHIEGNSLLHRLPVRAKLVALLVLSIGLFLSSSLALQTIAFIIAAGLYLSVGLSPKDAIKRVGFVFLTIFFLAAVNLFYLSFAEVATLTLRLMALVLFAAAVTATTTISAFMDEVTILLTPLERLGLVRAADVSLALGLVLRFVPDIFARYEAIREAHRARGLPVRPLTIIGPLIILTLKDADTIAAAIDARGFRRQ; this is translated from the coding sequence ATGCTGACGAGCCTGCATATCGAGGGCAACAGCCTGCTGCACCGGCTGCCCGTGCGGGCGAAACTTGTCGCGCTGCTGGTGCTGAGCATCGGCCTCTTCCTCAGCTCGTCGCTCGCCCTTCAGACGATCGCCTTCATCATCGCCGCCGGCCTCTATCTGTCCGTCGGGCTGTCGCCGAAGGACGCGATCAAGCGTGTCGGCTTCGTGTTCCTGACGATCTTCTTTTTGGCAGCGGTCAATCTTTTTTATCTCTCCTTTGCCGAGGTCGCGACTTTGACATTGCGGCTGATGGCGCTGGTGTTGTTTGCAGCCGCAGTGACGGCGACGACGACGATCAGCGCCTTCATGGATGAGGTCACCATCCTGCTGACACCGCTCGAGCGCCTCGGCCTGGTGCGGGCGGCCGACGTCAGCCTGGCGCTCGGGCTCGTGCTGCGCTTCGTCCCGGATATCTTTGCGCGCTACGAGGCGATTCGCGAGGCCCATCGCGCCCGCGGGCTGCCCGTCAGACCGTTGACGATCATCGGGCCGCTGATCATCCTGACGCTCAAGGACGCCGATACGATTGCCGCAGCGATTGACGCGCGCGGATTTCGCCGCCAATAA
- a CDS encoding energy-coupling factor ABC transporter ATP-binding protein, with protein MDIRFTDCAVRFGERVALQPLTLTLTEKRIGIIGLNGSGKTTFARLINGLVKPSSGNVRVNGLDTVADDRAVLSEAGFIFQNPQHQLIMPIVAEDIAFGLKNRGLSREEIDRRMQGALSRFGIEHLARRRVHELSGGETQLVAMASVVVTDPKILILDEPTNQLDLRNRRRVAAAIDGLPEDTVVITHDLGLVENVDRLLLFHEGRLAADGDPGETIRHYHEIAGC; from the coding sequence ATGGACATCCGCTTTACCGATTGCGCGGTCCGCTTCGGCGAGCGGGTGGCATTGCAGCCCCTGACGCTCACACTTACCGAAAAGCGCATCGGCATCATCGGGCTCAACGGTTCCGGCAAGACCACTTTTGCCCGGCTGATCAACGGCCTGGTCAAGCCTTCCTCCGGCAACGTCAGGGTCAATGGGCTCGATACGGTCGCGGATGATCGTGCCGTACTTTCTGAAGCCGGCTTCATCTTCCAAAATCCACAGCACCAGCTGATCATGCCCATCGTCGCCGAGGACATCGCCTTCGGATTGAAGAACCGCGGGCTCTCCCGCGAAGAGATCGACCGCCGAATGCAAGGCGCACTGTCACGCTTCGGCATCGAGCACCTGGCGCGTCGGCGCGTGCACGAGCTTTCGGGCGGCGAAACGCAACTCGTCGCCATGGCGAGCGTCGTCGTCACCGATCCGAAGATCCTGATCCTAGACGAGCCGACGAACCAGCTCGACCTCAGGAACCGCCGCCGTGTCGCCGCCGCGATCGATGGACTGCCGGAAGATACGGTGGTGATCACCCATGATCTCGGGCTGGTCGAAAATGTCGACCGGCTGCTGCTTTTCCACGAAGGCCGACTTGCCGCTGACGGCGATCCAGGCGAGACCATCCGTCACTATCACGAGATCGCCGGATGCTGA
- a CDS encoding winged helix-turn-helix domain-containing protein yields MTIRLSNSDARRIFLAKQGLSGAPNRALGKEGLLKLIHGIGFVQVDSIATVERAHHQILFARNQTYRREHLTALLEDDRDLFEHWTHDASIIPSSFFRYWKHRFKWEGETIVERWQKWRGEGFEKGCDDTYARIAEGGPVLARDLKEVEHESGGWWNWHPSKTALEVLWRTGKLAIARRENFQKVYDLTERVIPPHHQDGDVSHQEFIDWACRSALERLGFATHGEIAAFWDLVSPDEAKTWVAEHRDELVEVQIEAIDGGRPRAAFAFTGFPETLGDIPEPPGRVRVLSPFDPLLRDRNRAERLFGFFYRIEIFVPEAKREYGYYVFPLIEGDRLIGRIDMKADRKRGSLDVRKLWLETGVRASAGRLERIDAELERVARFAGVERVERLEGWNTSFT; encoded by the coding sequence ATGACGATTCGCCTTTCCAACAGCGACGCCCGTCGCATCTTCCTCGCCAAGCAGGGCCTTTCCGGCGCGCCGAACCGTGCGCTCGGCAAGGAGGGCCTGTTGAAGCTCATCCACGGCATCGGCTTTGTGCAGGTGGACAGCATCGCCACCGTCGAACGCGCCCATCATCAAATCCTGTTTGCCCGCAACCAGACCTATCGTCGGGAGCATTTGACGGCGTTGCTGGAAGACGATCGCGATCTGTTCGAACATTGGACGCACGACGCTTCGATCATTCCGAGCAGTTTCTTCCGCTACTGGAAGCATCGCTTCAAATGGGAAGGCGAGACGATCGTCGAGCGCTGGCAGAAATGGCGCGGCGAAGGTTTTGAGAAGGGCTGCGACGACACCTATGCACGGATCGCCGAGGGTGGCCCGGTGCTGGCCCGCGATCTGAAGGAAGTCGAGCACGAATCCGGCGGCTGGTGGAACTGGCATCCCTCCAAGACCGCGCTCGAAGTGCTCTGGCGCACGGGAAAGCTTGCGATCGCGAGGCGCGAGAATTTCCAGAAGGTCTATGACCTGACTGAGCGGGTGATCCCGCCGCATCACCAGGACGGCGACGTCAGCCACCAGGAATTCATCGACTGGGCCTGCCGCAGCGCGCTTGAGCGCCTGGGTTTTGCCACCCACGGCGAGATCGCCGCCTTCTGGGATCTCGTCTCCCCGGATGAAGCGAAGACCTGGGTCGCCGAGCATCGCGATGAACTCGTTGAGGTGCAGATCGAGGCGATCGACGGCGGACGCCCGCGCGCCGCCTTCGCTTTCACCGGTTTTCCAGAAACGCTGGGCGATATTCCCGAACCCCCCGGTCGTGTTCGGGTGCTCAGCCCCTTCGACCCGCTGCTGCGCGATCGCAACCGCGCGGAAAGGCTCTTCGGCTTCTTCTATCGCATCGAGATCTTCGTGCCCGAAGCCAAACGCGAATATGGCTACTACGTTTTCCCGCTTATCGAGGGCGATCGGCTCATCGGCCGCATCGACATGAAGGCGGACCGCAAGCGGGGCAGCCTTGATGTCCGTAAGCTCTGGCTCGAAACGGGCGTCCGCGCCTCGGCGGGGCGCCTGGAGCGCATCGATGCGGAGCTTGAGCGGGTCGCCCGGTTCGCCGGCGTCGAGCGGGTCGAACGCCTCGAAGGCTGGAACACGTCATTCACATGA
- the tldD gene encoding metalloprotease TldD — protein MNTDLMSLFDADEATIRKVLSETLAGADDGELFLEHAQAEVLSFDNGRLKGGSFNTDQGFGLRAVAGEAVGYAHSGELSLSALRRASDAVAQVTRGYAGSYAAAPQRTNKKLYGDENPIGEPSFEAKVALLQEIDAYLRAKDPKVRQVTASIAASWQVVDILRADGHRVHDVRPMTRINISVVTGDGDRQESGSFGTGGRRGFGDFVTEENWKMGADEALRQALVNLEAIDAPAGTMDVVLASGWPGVMLHEAVGHGLEGDFNRKKTSAFAGLLGEQVAAKGVTVVDDGTIEARRGSISIDDEGTPSGYNVLIEDGKLVGYMQDRQNARLMGMQPTGNGRRQGYAHVPMPRMTNTYMLSGDRTPDEIIASVKKGIYAVSFGGGQVDITSGKFVFGCTEAYLIENGKIGAPVKGAMLIGNGPDAMKRVTMVGNDTKLDTGIGNCGKAGQWVPVGVGQPHLRMDQVTVGGTQA, from the coding sequence ATGAACACCGATCTGATGAGCCTCTTCGATGCCGATGAGGCAACGATCCGCAAGGTTCTCTCGGAAACGCTCGCCGGTGCCGACGACGGCGAACTGTTCCTCGAACATGCCCAGGCGGAGGTGCTGTCCTTCGACAATGGCCGTCTCAAGGGCGGCAGCTTCAACACCGACCAGGGCTTCGGTCTTCGCGCCGTTGCCGGCGAGGCGGTCGGCTATGCCCATTCCGGCGAGCTTTCGCTGTCTGCGCTGCGCCGGGCCTCCGACGCCGTGGCACAGGTGACGCGCGGCTATGCCGGCTCCTATGCCGCCGCGCCGCAGCGCACCAACAAGAAGCTCTACGGCGATGAGAACCCGATCGGCGAACCGAGCTTCGAGGCGAAGGTTGCCCTGTTGCAGGAGATCGACGCCTATCTGCGCGCCAAGGACCCGAAGGTCCGCCAGGTCACCGCGTCGATCGCCGCCAGCTGGCAGGTCGTCGATATCCTGCGCGCCGACGGCCATCGTGTGCACGACGTCAGGCCGATGACGCGCATCAACATCTCGGTCGTAACCGGCGATGGCGATCGCCAGGAAAGCGGCTCATTCGGCACCGGCGGGCGCCGTGGTTTCGGCGATTTCGTCACCGAGGAGAACTGGAAGATGGGCGCCGACGAGGCGCTGCGCCAGGCACTGGTCAATCTCGAAGCGATAGATGCGCCGGCCGGTACCATGGACGTGGTGCTCGCCTCCGGCTGGCCGGGCGTCATGCTGCATGAAGCGGTCGGCCATGGCCTCGAAGGTGACTTCAACCGCAAGAAGACTTCGGCCTTTGCCGGCCTTTTGGGCGAGCAGGTCGCTGCCAAGGGCGTCACCGTCGTCGACGACGGCACCATCGAGGCGCGCCGCGGTTCGATCTCGATCGACGACGAGGGCACGCCGTCGGGCTACAACGTGCTGATTGAGGACGGCAAGCTCGTCGGCTACATGCAGGACCGACAGAACGCCCGATTGATGGGCATGCAGCCCACCGGCAACGGCCGTCGCCAGGGCTACGCCCATGTGCCGATGCCGCGCATGACCAACACCTACATGCTCTCGGGCGACAGGACGCCGGACGAAATCATCGCCTCGGTGAAAAAGGGCATCTATGCCGTTTCCTTCGGCGGTGGCCAGGTGGACATCACCTCCGGCAAGTTCGTGTTCGGCTGCACCGAGGCCTATCTGATCGAAAACGGCAAGATCGGCGCGCCGGTCAAGGGCGCCATGCTGATCGGTAATGGCCCGGATGCGATGAAGCGGGTGACCATGGTCGGCAACGACACCAAGCTCGACACCGGCATCGGCAATTGCGGCAAGGCCGGCCAGTGGGTGCCGGTTGGCGTCGGCCAGCCGCACCTGCGTATGGACCAGGTCACGGTCGGCGGCACGCAGGCGTAG